The window TCGATAGTATCGAAAAGGTACCTGATGACCTATACCCATTCCCTGAATTAAAACCTCACCCACTAAAAGGAAATAGAAAAGGAGATTGGTCCCTTGAGATTTCAGGTAATTGGCGTATTACATTCAACTACATCAATCAAACTGGGGCAGCATACGATTTGGACTTAGAAGATTATCACTAAAATATAAATGAAATGGAAAGAGATATTACAACATACATTCACCCAGGAAAAATTTTTTTCGAAGAGGTAATTAAACCAAATCACCTTAAAATTGGAGAAGTCGCAGAACTCTTGCAGGTTTCGAGGCTAACAGTATCAAAAATTGTTAATGAAAAAAGCGGCATCTCACCCAATATCGCACTCCGAATTCAGACCGTTTTTGGTGGAAGCGCCGAAATGTGGACTAAAATGCAGCACAAATATGACATGGCGCTAGCCATCAAAGAATTCGAGCGCAATAATCCAAAATTGAAAAGATTTGAAAAAGCTTAGAATTTTTGAGAAGAGACATTAGCAACCGACCTGGATTATAATGTCTTTTACCGCTATCGGGTTTCGTTGAGTGAGGGAATTATATAATATGCCATTTCAATAATAGGGTACAAAATAAACAAGATGATTGTATATTCGTTAAATATGGTGTATTTTTACACCATAAACACACAAAAAAATGGCTAGACAAACTATCTCTGTTAATGAACCGAATGACCGTTGGATGAAACAAAAAATTGAAGAGAATGAATTCTCCAGTAAAAGTGAATTGATCAATGACCTGATTCGTAGACAAAGAGAACAAGAAGAAGAGCGATTATGGTTAAGGAATGAGCTTATAAAGGGTGAAAATAGTGGCCTATCCAATAAATCTATGGCTGAAATTCTTGCAGAGGCTAAACAAAGAGTAAAAAATGGCCAATGAATTATATTCTTACCCGCCAAGCAGAAGAAGACCTTATTCAAATTTATCTTTATGGTCAAGCATTTTTTGGTCCAACCCAAGCTGAAAAATACCATGGATCGCTAGAGAATACGTTTAATAGGATTGCTGAAAATCCTGAGATGTATCCTTTAGCAACATCTATTCATAAAGGTTACAGATATTGCGTTCATAGCTCACATACAATATTCTTCACAGTAGAGGATCAGGTCAGGATAGTTAGGATCATTGGTAAACAAAAATTTCCTTAGTCTTCCAAAAACCAGAAATGTTAAATAGATTTCTTGCCATATTAACTACCACGTTTACAAAATTTCTAATTACATGGTTGTAGTAAGCACTAGAGAATTTCGTCAAAACCTAAAAAAATATCTGGATTTAATAGACAAAAATGAGCGAGTTATCATACAGAGAGGAAAAAACAAAGTGTATGAAATCTCCAACAACATAAAAAATGATAGATTTTTTGACGATCCAGTTATTCAAGAACGTTTGGCAAAAAGTATTCAATCCTACAATGAGGGAAAAACTACTAAGTTAACAGATGATCAATTGAAGGAATTTCTTGGCCTATGATATTTGAGATTGTTTTTACTACTAAAGCAATGGAAGATATTTGTTAAAATGAGCTCCGTAAACCGGTCTATACTTCTTAATACTCAACCTACTCTTACCTCTGGTATTTCTTAAAATTCTCTTCTTGTTCAAAAATCTCTTTGTATACCTCATCCCTCACCTATTGGTCGGGCAAAGCACTTTTTAGGGAAGCATTGTTTTTTTCTATGTTATGGAAGGCAGTATCTATTAACAGTGCAATATCGCCTTGTTTAGAATGTACCATCACATGCCATAGGTGGTATTCAAACTAAAATCGAAAGTATTTGACAAAAAACCTCTAAAAACTTCCTCTCAATAAAAAAACACGGATAAAACCGTCAATAAGTGATTTTGTGCCCATCGTTACGTAGAAAAAAACAAAAATCCGGACAAAATCATTAAACACTCAATTACCAAACCAATAGCTCACCCCCCAACCATAAAAACCTCACCATTACAGATTTGTTATGTTATCTAAAAATCAACACCTAAATTCCTCAGCGAATTCTTAATTCAGCAGGGATTCCAATAGAGATAAAACCTTCCAGGTTTCACTCACCTAATTTTAACATCAGGCTGCTGATCAATAAAACCTGGAAGGTTTCCGGATTTAACCTAATCATTATCAATTAACAATTATATAATTAACCATTAATAATTATTCAAAAACTCCTCCCAATCCTTACCATCCGTAAGCCAGGCAAGGTTGAAAATGGCCATTTTACCTGAGTAACCTTTAGGGTCTTCGCCTTCTCCTTCAAAAAATAGGTAAATCAATCCTTCACTTGGAGTACCGGCTCTTCCGGCGGTCATGGATGAATAGGCAAACTTGCCTTCTTCTACCAGTTTGTTTACCGGCCAGGTTTTGCCGCCATCGAAGCTGGCCCAGACGGTTCCGTGGTTTCTGCCTTCATTGGATACTATATTGCTATAGAGCAAGACATCATGCCCTTCGATTGGCAGTCTAATCAAGCCTGCCATCAATCCATAATCCCCGCTTTGGTCTCCATCAGGCAATTCTTCACTTACGTATAGTCCTTCCCAGGTCTCTCCCCCATCTTTACTGTGCGCTATATACCTCATTCTTGGGTTTAAACCATCAGTAGACAAGTGCCGGCGGGAATTGTAGTAGATCGTTCCATCAGAAAGTTCTGTCAGCGTGGCTTCACCTGTTCCATTGGCAGGAAAAGGGGCGCTTGTGTGCCACGTTTTACCTGCATCATCACTATAAATGGCATTGGTATAATGGTTGGGCCAAAACTCCTTGTTATTGCCCCCATCATAATTACGTGTGGGCCGAATCAATCTGCCTTTCTTTTCACCGAATTGTAAGGTAATGCCATGCTCATTCATGTGCATGGAAGGAACATTTCCATTCTTGTCTCCTGTTAGACTTGTTTCTTCAGCTGCCCATGTTTTCCCATTGTCTTTACTCCTGTACATTTTAAAAGGGGAAATGGGATGACCTTCTTCTACAAATGCCAAAATATCTCCACTGTTTTCATCCACTATAACGCCTCCTCCTTGAAAACCTGGCTCAGCAAGGGTAATGATTGGCCCCCAGCTTTTGCCACCATCTTCACTCCTACGCACTTGGTAACTTTTATTTCCCCAAGTGGCTACAATCGAACCATCCTTAGCCGTTACCACATTGGGAAATCGCTCTCCTGCAAAAATCTCACTTAACTCAAAAACGGCTTTGCCATCGTTCCAAAATTCATTTTTGGGTTTTTGGTTGGCACAGGAACCTATAATAAAAAGCAATGCGATAAATACAGATTGTCTCACTAGAATAAATTTTATTGGTACAAATTAAGAAATCAAAACAGGTAAAAGTCAATTTAAATATTTTCTCTTTTGCCTACAAGCAATACCCAAGGTTCATTGTCTGGGGCAGTGAAGGTTTGAACGGTTTCCGTAACTGTGGCTTTCTCTAAGAATGCACCTGACTTCGGGTTGAACCACTGGTAAGGCATTTCAGGTGTTAATTCACTTAGGGTTATTTCTCCCCCTTCGTTGAGATAACTCACATAAAACTCACCTGCTTTGGCCAGACATAGCTTCCCTCCTGCTAAGTCAGCGCGTTTTTCCATATCTGTAAAAGGCATGCCCTCCAAGGCTCGTGCTACAAATCCTACATAGCGACTACCTTCCAGATTCAAGGCTTCCCTCCAGGATACTTCAGAATTTGCCCATGCTGCCCATCCTTCTTCATCAGGACTCACTTTCCACTGCCACATGCCACCTGCACCGTAAACAACGCCCATGGTGCCTCCTGACATCAACTGCATCCATGCTTCTTCTCCCTGCCACCAGCCTGAACCATTTTCCGGATCTCTTATTCCTTCATAAGTCGGTTCTCCATTTGCCACGGCTTTTGTGGGCTTATTCTCATACATTAGTTCCACTTTATCATAAATCTTTTGGGCAGTATGCCCGGTTTGTGCCCACTGAAAATCCAGCCATTCGGCAGATTGGAAAGCCTTATTGTAATGTACTTTATATGTCTCCGGATCAGCCCAATTAGGAATAAAATCATCAAAGGGGTTGTAGTGAATCCCGGTTGGTTGTTGGTAAGCATCCCAAGCTTCGACGGTTTCACCACCTTCTTTAACCCCTACTTCTCTGCCCATTCCATCAGCACCAACCAACCACATGGCCGGACGGGCTCCATAGCGTGCCACAAGGTATTTGCAATAGCGAGCATATTCTTCAGCCACTATATTCTTGCCCAACACCTCTTTTCCTTTCCAACCAAAACCATGAAAAACAGGCTGATAGACCGGGACAATTTCATGAGCCACAAGTATGCTCATAAGGCTGTCCATATATTGGAAATACTCAGTGTTGATCGCATTAATATGTCCTTCCTGCAAATCAGAAAAAGCAACAGCAAAACCTTGATCCGTATCCCTTGCATTGGGACCGGTAGCGCCTTGGTCAGGTTGAATGCTCATAAGTAAAGCAGCATTAAAGCCTTTTCCCCCACGATCTTGGGCATACTGTGCTACATCTGCATAGGTTGCTCTCCATGGCATCGCCCAAGGGGTATCTCCCACCACGATAAAAGGCGTACCATCTGCATGGACTACATTTCGCTTGCCCTCAGACATGCGCAATAGACCATGCCTCAACAATTGATTTTCACCAGCATAGGCCACACTTTTAAGCTTTCCCTCTTGCCCATGCAAGCCTATTTCACTGTTATCGGAAGAGCTGGTCTTCCATTTCCACTCTCCATTGGCAATAGGAGAAGCAAAGCGAACTTTCCAGTTTTGTCCCCCATCCCAGAAGGCAGGTCGGCGCAGTTGCTGTCCATCTGGACCTACAAACTCCGCATACATTTCTATATCCGTATATGGATTCTTATAGATATTGGCTGCGGTAAAAACCAGCTCTATTTCCTCCCACTGAGGGGCTTCTATGGCTGCTTTTTCCGATTGAGAGGCAGTACAACTAAAAAGAAAATTACTAATGACAAAGAGGGCAAAGACAATTCTCATGGGCTTAAATTTTTATTATTGACATGACAGCGATTGTATTACTGCCTTCAGTTGAGTGTATCGGCAAACGAAATCATAGCAAATACCTAATTTCCGTAGCCTATTTCTTTAATCAATTGGTTCTTGTTGAGATTAAACCTTCCAGGTTTTACTCAGCTAATTTTAACATCGCGCTGATTATCAACAAAACCTGCAAGGTTTGCGGATTTAAATAAATAATAAAACCATCATTAAATTCCAGACAATACAAATAAACAGAAATTGCTCCTATTTAATCAATGCTTTCAAAAAAATTTGGTGATTTGATAAAATATAGGAATTATAGTTTATTATAATCTTAAATCAGGCGCAAAAAATTCAGAGAAACCTTTGATGAAAAATTCCTATTCCCCTAAACTTTTAAGGAATCAACTTCTATAAAAAAGACCGGATTAAATAAAACCCGGCCCTTAGCATGGTTATTTTGATTTATAAACTTGGCAACTATTTCTATTATAGTAAAGGAAAAGTCATTTAATGCTTTCCAACACGGGTTTTCCTCTCCATACCTGTGGCATTTCCAGACCAAATATCCAGGCAATGGTGGCCGCTGTATCATAGGTCATGATCAGGTCTGAAATCTCATGGTTCTTTTTTATACCCCTGCCTTCAATAATCCATGGGATATATATTTCTTCCAAACTTTTTCCTCCATGGCCTTTTCCTGTTCCTCCATGATCTGAAGACAGCATAAAAATGGTTTCATCAGCAATGCCCGCCTCTTCAATGGCATCATAAATTCGACCAATTCTATGGTCTACATTTTTTAGTTCTGCATAGTATTCCGGAGTATCGTGGCCAATCCCATGTCCTACTCCATCTGGTTCACTCAAATGGATAAATACAAAATTTGGTTTCTCTTTAATAATTAATTCAGAAGCTTTTTCGGTACAGATTTCATCATCATCTCCATGCATCACCACATCAATGCCATCCTTTTCCAACAGGTATTCAATGCCACCCCAGCTATAAATTGCTGCGGTTTTGGCTTGAGGCATTTGCTCTCTAATCAAGCCAAAGATAGAAGGGTAAATCCCATAATTACCAATTTTTGCAGGTGGAATCTCCGGCGTTTTGCTTCCCCATTCAGTATATCCATGGGCCGTAGGACCTGAGCCCATCAACATAGAAGCCCAATTTACTGCACTGGATGAGGGTAAGACTGTTCTGGCTTTTAAACTGTAACTTCCGGATTCCATAATTCTTTTAAGGTTTGGCATTTCACCCTGAGGAATTGCATAAGCTCCTAAGCCATCCAAACCCAATAAAACCACATGTTTTACTTTTTTCACTTGGGCCTTCAAGGCTGCAGTACTCAGTAACATTGCCGGCAACAGCAGTACTAAGGCTAATTTTTTACAGTTCATTTATTTACTTGTTTATTTTTAATTGATTCAAAACAATATGCCTTTCCGGAAGGTACATACAGCAGGTAACACTTTCCATTTTAAAGGTTTTCCCAAACAAATACTATGGTAAGCCTATTTTTATTTAGCCTATTAAGCTTCAAAACTATCAAATACTTATAAATTAAAAGCTCCGTTCATCCCATTGTTAAGATATTTCCCATCAACTTCAAAAAGTTATCGATACCATAAGTCTTTAAATAGTATTTGGTTACTACTGACTAATATTCAAAAAGATTGACTATAATTAAAAAAGGGGTTTATTGGCTCCACAGGTGCTCAATCAAGATTATTTGCAAGTTCTTAACCTTATAAAAATTGATCTATTTATCCAGTCTATGCTTTATTATTGCTCCAATGCCATGGCTAACAAATCATTTTGGATTCTCCCGGGTCTATAACAATTTATCTCAAGCCTACTAAAATAATTGGTATATTGATTTTCAATTATTCTATACGTTTTGATCCCATTTATTGAAAAAAAATCGTCCATAATGAAGGCAATGGGCTTATTTCCCAGAAATGAAGAAAAGTCAACAAATCACTGAAACAGATTACCAATACCAATGAAAAAAACATTACTATTCGCCTTAATTTTTAATTTGATATTAGGGAATACACAAGGGCAAGAAGTTAAAATCCCAAGTCATTGGCCCGATGCTTTCTTTTCAGGAGACCAAGGGAAAATGCATGTACAAGGCATGGCTTTAGATAAGGAAAATGGATTTATTTATCTTTCTTTTACCAATAAACTGGTCAAAATGGACCTTTCAGGCCACATGGTAGGAAGCGTAGGCGGATTTATGGGTCACCTGGGCGATTTGGATTTCAACGAAGAAGATGGTAAAATCTACGGTTCTTTGGAGTATAAAAATGATGCTATAGGTAAAGGGATCAAAAAGACTTTAGGAAAAGAAGAGAGTACGGGTGTGAACGGATTCTATATAGCCATTTTTGATGGGGCCAAAATTGTACGGTCCGATATGGATGCCGAAACAGAGGACCTATTGCGTACTGTTTATTTATCAGAGGTGGTACAAGATTATGAGGCTAAAGTAAATGTAGCTGGTAAAATCATGCCTCACCGATTTGCCTGTTCAGGCATCGATGGACTTACCTTTGCTCCTACTATAGGAAGTTCTAATCTGAATAAGAAATATCTATATGTTGCCTATGGAATTTATGGGGATGTAGATAGGGATGACAATGACCATCAGGTAATTTTAAAGTATGATGTCAGCAATTGGGATAAATATCAAAAGCAGCTATCCCAAGATAACCTGCATACCTCAGGTCCTAAAAAACCATTAGAAAAATATTTTTTGAAAACCGGCAATACCCGTTATGGTATCCAAAATTTAGCCTATGATTCACATACGGGGAATTTGTTTGCGGCGGTGTATAAGGGATCCAAAACCCAATTTCCGAATT of the Cyclobacterium marinum DSM 745 genome contains:
- a CDS encoding type II toxin-antitoxin system RelE/ParE family toxin translates to MNYILTRQAEEDLIQIYLYGQAFFGPTQAEKYHGSLENTFNRIAENPEMYPLATSIHKGYRYCVHSSHTIFFTVEDQVRIVRIIGKQKFP
- a CDS encoding HigA family addiction module antitoxin, with the protein product MERDITTYIHPGKIFFEEVIKPNHLKIGEVAELLQVSRLTVSKIVNEKSGISPNIALRIQTVFGGSAEMWTKMQHKYDMALAIKEFERNNPKLKRFEKA
- a CDS encoding type II toxin-antitoxin system RelE/ParE family toxin gives rise to the protein MIKSIKNKSLKNYWVKGDRSKLPSTMIRKIEMVMEIIDSIEKVPDDLYPFPELKPHPLKGNRKGDWSLEISGNWRITFNYINQTGAAYDLDLEDYH
- a CDS encoding alkaline phosphatase: MNCKKLALVLLLPAMLLSTAALKAQVKKVKHVVLLGLDGLGAYAIPQGEMPNLKRIMESGSYSLKARTVLPSSSAVNWASMLMGSGPTAHGYTEWGSKTPEIPPAKIGNYGIYPSIFGLIREQMPQAKTAAIYSWGGIEYLLEKDGIDVVMHGDDDEICTEKASELIIKEKPNFVFIHLSEPDGVGHGIGHDTPEYYAELKNVDHRIGRIYDAIEEAGIADETIFMLSSDHGGTGKGHGGKSLEEIYIPWIIEGRGIKKNHEISDLIMTYDTAATIAWIFGLEMPQVWRGKPVLESIK
- a CDS encoding sialidase family protein; translated protein: MRQSVFIALLFIIGSCANQKPKNEFWNDGKAVFELSEIFAGERFPNVVTAKDGSIVATWGNKSYQVRRSEDGGKSWGPIITLAEPGFQGGGVIVDENSGDILAFVEEGHPISPFKMYRSKDNGKTWAAEETSLTGDKNGNVPSMHMNEHGITLQFGEKKGRLIRPTRNYDGGNNKEFWPNHYTNAIYSDDAGKTWHTSAPFPANGTGEATLTELSDGTIYYNSRRHLSTDGLNPRMRYIAHSKDGGETWEGLYVSEELPDGDQSGDYGLMAGLIRLPIEGHDVLLYSNIVSNEGRNHGTVWASFDGGKTWPVNKLVEEGKFAYSSMTAGRAGTPSEGLIYLFFEGEGEDPKGYSGKMAIFNLAWLTDGKDWEEFLNNY
- a CDS encoding apiosidase-like domain-containing protein; this encodes MRIVFALFVISNFLFSCTASQSEKAAIEAPQWEEIELVFTAANIYKNPYTDIEMYAEFVGPDGQQLRRPAFWDGGQNWKVRFASPIANGEWKWKTSSSDNSEIGLHGQEGKLKSVAYAGENQLLRHGLLRMSEGKRNVVHADGTPFIVVGDTPWAMPWRATYADVAQYAQDRGGKGFNAALLMSIQPDQGATGPNARDTDQGFAVAFSDLQEGHINAINTEYFQYMDSLMSILVAHEIVPVYQPVFHGFGWKGKEVLGKNIVAEEYARYCKYLVARYGARPAMWLVGADGMGREVGVKEGGETVEAWDAYQQPTGIHYNPFDDFIPNWADPETYKVHYNKAFQSAEWLDFQWAQTGHTAQKIYDKVELMYENKPTKAVANGEPTYEGIRDPENGSGWWQGEEAWMQLMSGGTMGVVYGAGGMWQWKVSPDEEGWAAWANSEVSWREALNLEGSRYVGFVARALEGMPFTDMEKRADLAGGKLCLAKAGEFYVSYLNEGGEITLSELTPEMPYQWFNPKSGAFLEKATVTETVQTFTAPDNEPWVLLVGKRENI
- a CDS encoding ribbon-helix-helix domain-containing protein, yielding MARQTISVNEPNDRWMKQKIEENEFSSKSELINDLIRRQREQEEERLWLRNELIKGENSGLSNKSMAEILAEAKQRVKNGQ
- a CDS encoding type II toxin-antitoxin system Phd/YefM family antitoxin produces the protein MVVVSTREFRQNLKKYLDLIDKNERVIIQRGKNKVYEISNNIKNDRFFDDPVIQERLAKSIQSYNEGKTTKLTDDQLKEFLGL